A stretch of Longibacter salinarum DNA encodes these proteins:
- a CDS encoding NAD(P)/FAD-dependent oxidoreductase yields MEYDVIVVGGGLAGCAAATHLAEAGHRVAVLEKGSFPRHKLCGEFLSPEVQEAFRSLGVLDRVQDAGAHEIDRACLTSPRGSTFRSDLPGIALGLSRYALDEMLFERAATAGADTIDGTRVTDISGSLSDGFTVASSTGERTARVVLGAFGKRSTLDRKLERPFLDKPSDLVAFKAHYRGPSVPRTIEIHTFPGGYCGISHVEDDRVNVCWIGNTQSLQDAGGSPEAMLNASLRRNPHLDDRLASAERVTDTFYAVSQVSLEPKSPFTNDVCMIGDTAGMIAPLCGDGMAMALTSAELATPFVDEYLRGTRSAESFREAYSQAWSDMFSLRMRVGRLAHAAAMRPSLAAATVGTLRLAPFIGRWLIRATRG; encoded by the coding sequence ATGGAATACGATGTAATTGTGGTCGGCGGTGGTCTCGCCGGATGCGCGGCCGCCACGCACCTTGCCGAGGCCGGTCATCGGGTTGCTGTTCTCGAAAAAGGATCCTTCCCCCGCCACAAGCTCTGCGGCGAATTCCTGTCGCCGGAAGTGCAGGAGGCCTTTCGTTCGCTCGGCGTACTCGATCGTGTCCAAGACGCTGGAGCCCACGAGATTGACCGGGCCTGCCTCACCTCTCCGCGCGGATCCACGTTTCGGTCCGACCTCCCGGGCATAGCGCTCGGCCTGAGCCGATATGCTCTCGACGAGATGCTCTTTGAGCGAGCCGCTACGGCCGGAGCCGACACGATCGACGGCACGCGCGTCACCGACATCTCCGGATCGCTGTCTGACGGATTCACCGTGGCCTCCTCGACGGGCGAGCGCACGGCGCGTGTCGTGCTCGGGGCGTTCGGCAAGCGCTCAACGCTGGACCGCAAGCTCGAGCGTCCCTTTCTCGACAAACCGTCCGACCTCGTGGCCTTTAAGGCGCATTATCGCGGCCCGTCGGTTCCACGGACCATCGAGATCCACACGTTCCCCGGTGGCTACTGTGGCATCTCCCATGTCGAGGATGACCGCGTCAACGTCTGCTGGATCGGCAATACGCAGTCGCTGCAAGACGCGGGTGGATCCCCCGAGGCGATGCTTAATGCCTCCCTCCGCCGGAATCCCCACCTCGATGATCGTCTCGCGTCCGCCGAGCGCGTGACCGACACGTTTTATGCTGTCAGCCAGGTCTCCCTGGAACCCAAATCCCCATTCACCAACGATGTCTGCATGATCGGCGATACCGCAGGCATGATCGCGCCGCTCTGCGGCGATGGCATGGCGATGGCGTTGACCTCGGCGGAGCTGGCAACACCCTTCGTGGACGAATACTTGCGAGGGACCCGCTCAGCAGAGTCGTTTCGAGAAGCCTACAGCCAGGCCTGGTCGGACATGTTCAGCCTCCGGATGCGGGTCGGGCGACTCGCCCATGCTGCCGCCATGCGACCATCGCTTGCAGCGGCAACGGTCGGAACGCTCCGGCTGGCTCCATTCATTGGCCGCTGGCTCATCCGCGCAACGCGTGGTTAA
- a CDS encoding BamA/TamA family outer membrane protein, translating to MRATLSPPSRWAWMACVVCTLFAYIVSSPARAQSQADDRGSLDQWVPPAAPVVTPSPDTTAGTVLEEEDLPDVQTDAAESPVFVESGDSTRAARWRALREKKARTMEPPKPSLAARVISFFERNRSLVLSDRLVLDIPNTELFGIQPVLGGLQGEAGLTAGLYYPLPVLNGPGRHSHVQVLGSLRRYWGTELIGGLEHGPWIGYGFARYSHRASESFYGIGPNTEVENRSLYQYDQGIVGGLAGYSIGDRMLVGGHLSYSVDQVGPGLDDSAPDVSTAFWEAPPPGVRMATDYGIGGIFAEYDSRNASFNRTYGRRFAPTEARLRGISLDATDGYYMSASLTHHQDLSMREYSYSRLTLDAQQYFTLEHGMQRGLAFRQFLSITESPNGQTIPFYRMQSIGGSTSLRGFTGGRFRDRNVMLSTAEVRCRIWHRLDMALFTDVGQVFSRTEEIRLQDMKVGYGVGFRFRSSQGVVARFEIARSVEGFSTYLKFGSIL from the coding sequence ATGAGAGCCACTCTGTCGCCTCCATCTCGGTGGGCGTGGATGGCGTGTGTCGTGTGTACACTTTTTGCGTACATCGTTTCGTCTCCGGCCCGTGCGCAGTCACAGGCAGACGACCGCGGATCGTTGGATCAGTGGGTGCCTCCTGCGGCTCCGGTCGTCACTCCCTCACCGGACACGACGGCAGGAACGGTTCTCGAAGAAGAGGATCTGCCGGATGTGCAAACGGACGCTGCTGAGAGTCCCGTTTTCGTCGAAAGCGGGGATAGCACACGTGCCGCCCGCTGGCGAGCCCTGCGCGAGAAGAAAGCGCGCACGATGGAGCCGCCGAAGCCGTCACTTGCTGCGCGCGTCATCTCGTTCTTCGAGCGGAATCGGAGCCTGGTTTTGTCGGATCGGCTCGTTCTCGACATTCCAAACACAGAGCTTTTCGGTATCCAGCCGGTGCTCGGTGGGCTCCAGGGGGAGGCCGGACTCACGGCGGGACTGTACTATCCGTTGCCGGTGCTCAACGGACCCGGTAGACATTCGCACGTCCAGGTCCTGGGAAGCCTTCGCCGGTACTGGGGAACCGAACTCATCGGCGGACTGGAGCATGGTCCATGGATCGGTTACGGATTTGCGCGCTACAGCCATCGGGCGTCGGAGAGTTTTTATGGCATCGGACCGAATACCGAAGTCGAGAATCGTTCGCTATACCAGTACGATCAGGGAATTGTAGGCGGTCTGGCTGGATATTCGATCGGCGATCGTATGCTCGTGGGTGGACATCTGTCGTATAGTGTGGACCAGGTCGGGCCTGGGCTTGACGACAGTGCTCCGGATGTCTCAACCGCGTTTTGGGAGGCTCCCCCGCCAGGCGTACGCATGGCGACCGATTACGGCATCGGAGGCATCTTCGCCGAATATGATTCGCGCAACGCGTCGTTCAACCGGACCTACGGCCGCCGATTTGCGCCGACAGAGGCGCGACTTCGAGGCATTTCACTCGACGCAACCGACGGATATTACATGTCGGCCAGCCTCACGCACCATCAGGATCTCTCGATGCGCGAGTACTCGTACTCTCGGCTGACGCTCGACGCTCAGCAGTACTTCACGCTGGAGCACGGTATGCAGCGCGGGCTCGCATTCCGACAGTTTCTATCGATCACGGAGAGTCCGAACGGACAGACGATTCCGTTTTACAGGATGCAGTCGATTGGCGGATCGACGTCCCTCCGTGGATTTACCGGCGGGCGGTTTCGCGATCGGAATGTGATGTTGTCCACGGCAGAGGTGCGCTGCCGCATCTGGCATCGGCTTGACATGGCACTCTTCACCGATGTCGGCCAGGTGTTTTCCCGAACGGAGGAGATCCGTCTGCAAGATATGAAAGTAGGATATGGGGTCGGTTTTCGGTTTCGATCATCTCAGGGAGTGGTCGCACGTTTTGAAATTGCCAGAAGTGTCGAAGGCTTCTCGACATACCTAAAATTTGGTTCGATCCTGTAG
- a CDS encoding L-threonylcarbamoyladenylate synthase codes for MKDYAGEAHTVKTTITASTDEAAQYIRDGHLTVFPTETVYGLGADALNADAVKEIFRAKSRPSDNPLIVHVADREGVEAVARSITPAADALLEAFAPGPITLVLPVAERVPRDVTAGLDTVGVRIPSLPLAQEFLQACDTPVAAPSANRSGRPSPTTWRAAYEDLVGRVPCILRGGRTDAGIESTVVDVTSDVPTVLRPGAVSLERLREVVPNIEMVADDSDVPKSPGTKHRHYAPDAKVIIVDDPGEADAGAVHGYIGVDKPAVPAAFAKVYVAPSVEAYGRELFHFLRECDGLGCRAVFAQSVPENGLGRAVMDRLRRAASR; via the coding sequence ATGAAAGATTATGCTGGAGAAGCTCACACCGTGAAGACAACGATCACCGCATCGACGGACGAAGCCGCTCAGTACATTCGGGACGGACACCTCACCGTTTTCCCGACCGAAACCGTCTATGGTCTTGGTGCGGACGCCCTGAATGCGGACGCGGTGAAGGAAATCTTTCGTGCGAAAAGTCGCCCGTCCGATAACCCGCTGATTGTACACGTCGCCGATCGGGAGGGAGTCGAAGCCGTTGCTCGCTCCATCACGCCGGCCGCGGACGCTTTGCTCGAGGCGTTTGCCCCCGGCCCGATCACGCTCGTGCTTCCGGTCGCAGAGCGCGTGCCGAGAGACGTGACCGCTGGGTTGGATACGGTGGGCGTCCGCATTCCGTCGCTTCCCCTCGCACAGGAGTTTCTGCAGGCGTGTGACACCCCGGTCGCAGCGCCGTCAGCGAACCGGTCGGGTCGCCCGAGCCCAACGACATGGCGCGCCGCCTACGAAGATCTCGTGGGACGCGTGCCCTGTATTCTGCGAGGTGGCCGAACGGATGCCGGGATCGAGTCGACCGTTGTCGATGTCACGTCGGATGTCCCGACCGTGCTACGCCCGGGCGCCGTCTCGCTTGAGCGTCTTCGCGAGGTCGTTCCGAACATCGAGATGGTTGCGGATGACAGTGATGTCCCGAAAAGCCCGGGGACGAAGCATCGGCATTATGCGCCGGACGCCAAGGTGATTATCGTGGATGACCCGGGAGAAGCGGATGCGGGCGCCGTCCACGGATACATTGGCGTCGACAAGCCGGCCGTACCGGCAGCGTTCGCGAAGGTCTACGTCGCGCCCTCCGTCGAGGCGTATGGGCGGGAGTTGTTCCACTTTCTCAGAGAATGCGATGGGCTCGGATGCCGGGCCGTGTTCGCGCAGAGCGTGCCTGAGAATGGTCTCGGACGTGCCGTGATGGATCGATTGCGCAGAGCGGCGTCGAGGTAG
- a CDS encoding YkvA family protein yields the protein MSSHLSPLPAAPDNHRDGGTLAPSSPPALNGKQIIDTITSSARTVLERRFRVLMLVRDAYDRLIDDAPALRAVLDDLHAMLRLLLAWANSTYRHVPWSAIMMVVGAVIYFVMPVDLVPDFLGPVGLMDDAAVIATVVRSVREELDRFRVWENGKSLPEVTGIDVTS from the coding sequence ATGTCTTCGCACCTCTCCCCTCTTCCTGCCGCACCCGACAATCATCGCGACGGCGGGACCCTCGCCCCGTCTTCACCACCGGCCCTCAACGGTAAACAAATCATCGACACGATCACGTCATCTGCTCGGACCGTGCTTGAACGCCGCTTCCGCGTGCTGATGTTGGTCCGAGATGCATACGATCGTCTCATCGACGACGCACCGGCGCTACGCGCGGTTCTCGATGACCTTCACGCGATGCTCCGCCTTCTGCTGGCCTGGGCCAACTCGACGTATCGCCACGTCCCCTGGTCGGCGATCATGATGGTCGTCGGAGCCGTCATCTACTTCGTCATGCCCGTTGACCTCGTCCCGGACTTCCTCGGTCCCGTCGGCTTGATGGACGACGCTGCCGTCATTGCAACCGTCGTCCGCTCGGTTCGGGAAGAGCTGGACCGCTTCCGGGTCTGGGAAAACGGTAAATCGCTCCCCGAAGTGACGGGCATTGATGTGACGTCATAA